In Tindallia magadiensis, one DNA window encodes the following:
- the dctP gene encoding TRAP transporter substrate-binding protein DctP has translation MKKKNGKMKWLALALSVVLLSTLGLAGCGGGDPAPADEPEEAAVERTGEESLGELMDAPLQPRLASEEIEGDFMTVWAEYYADHMREVTDGMYDLTVYPFGTLGDTRDINELAQLGVVEYVFSDYAWISAFVPEAQVLTLHYLWPPEHMPETLDWVVRNGDFMDVLEEAFRRNGLVPLGVLYEGWQTISSNNPIETVDDMQGFKVRVMGSAMLVENYLAYGADPTPLAYGEIYGGLQTNLIDGQINPIFAIRSMNFYEVQNYLTDIFAEPFTGIPTVNMQYFDSLPPEVQEEMRNYWTDAILPSAEWIDARHEEDLAYMLEARPEMEYHQVTGDDLEGFKEASLPVYDKFLEIGGPQAEEILETLLNDIENAKEALGIED, from the coding sequence ATGAAGAAAAAGAATGGAAAAATGAAATGGCTGGCATTAGCACTTAGTGTTGTACTGCTAAGCACCTTAGGACTGGCTGGTTGCGGCGGCGGTGACCCGGCGCCTGCAGATGAACCAGAAGAAGCGGCTGTTGAAAGAACAGGAGAAGAAAGCCTGGGAGAACTAATGGATGCTCCTCTGCAGCCAAGGCTGGCTTCCGAGGAAATTGAAGGCGATTTTATGACCGTATGGGCTGAATATTATGCAGATCATATGAGAGAAGTTACTGATGGTATGTACGATCTAACAGTTTATCCTTTTGGTACTCTGGGAGATACTCGTGACATCAATGAACTGGCACAGCTGGGTGTTGTTGAATATGTATTTTCCGATTATGCATGGATCAGTGCTTTTGTACCGGAAGCTCAGGTTCTGACACTACACTATCTATGGCCACCGGAGCATATGCCGGAAACCTTGGATTGGGTAGTTCGAAATGGTGATTTTATGGATGTATTGGAAGAAGCCTTCCGTCGAAATGGGTTGGTTCCGCTAGGCGTTCTTTATGAAGGCTGGCAAACGATTAGTTCCAACAATCCAATCGAAACCGTTGATGACATGCAAGGTTTTAAGGTTCGCGTTATGGGATCAGCGATGCTGGTAGAAAATTATCTGGCCTATGGTGCAGATCCGACACCACTAGCTTATGGAGAGATCTATGGCGGATTACAAACAAATCTGATTGATGGACAGATTAACCCTATTTTCGCCATTAGAAGCATGAATTTCTACGAAGTACAAAACTATTTAACAGACATTTTTGCAGAGCCTTTCACGGGGATACCAACGGTGAATATGCAGTACTTTGATTCTCTGCCGCCAGAAGTACAGGAAGAAATGAGAAACTACTGGACAGATGCTATCCTTCCTTCTGCAGAATGGATTGACGCAAGACATGAAGAAGACCTGGCTTACATGTTGGAAGCAAGACCTGAGATGGAATACCACCAGGTTACCGGTGACGATTTAGAGGGATTCAAAGAGGCTTCCTTGCCGGTATACGATAAGTTTCTTGAAATCGGAGGACCTCAGGCAGAAGAGATTTTGGAAACCTTGTTAAATGATATTGAAAATGCAAAAGAAGCATTAGGAATTGAAGACTAA
- a CDS encoding TRAP transporter small permease has product MEANQKTGSSTILQKLGKSVEYFEVVVLSVSVFALATLVIVNVFARTFYRSIYFAEEIAELLTILITFAGVSYAVRKARHIRMGAFFDAAPPKLQKAMIFIICAVSGLVMFLMAYYSYGYMSQARNMSHVTPALRLPYWTFVAIIPLGFFSAGIQYMRTIIKNIKEEAVWLSPEQQGEYEAEELQQMAEEYQAVGEELKKETMDNVDETSEEDGEKKP; this is encoded by the coding sequence ATGGAAGCCAATCAAAAGACAGGCTCATCTACTATTCTCCAAAAACTTGGGAAAAGTGTCGAGTACTTTGAGGTGGTTGTCTTATCTGTCTCAGTATTCGCCCTGGCAACTTTGGTAATCGTGAATGTTTTTGCCCGAACTTTTTACAGAAGTATCTATTTTGCCGAAGAAATAGCGGAGCTGTTAACCATTCTTATTACCTTTGCAGGGGTTAGTTACGCTGTTCGTAAAGCAAGGCATATTCGAATGGGTGCTTTTTTTGATGCAGCACCACCTAAACTGCAAAAAGCCATGATTTTTATTATATGTGCGGTTAGTGGATTGGTAATGTTTCTGATGGCCTATTATTCTTATGGATATATGTCCCAGGCTAGAAACATGAGCCATGTAACGCCTGCATTAAGATTACCTTATTGGACCTTTGTAGCGATTATTCCTCTCGGTTTTTTTTCTGCCGGAATACAGTATATGCGGACAATTATTAAAAACATTAAAGAGGAAGCTGTATGGCTTTCTCCGGAGCAGCAGGGAGAGTACGAAGCAGAAGAATTACAGCAAATGGCAGAAGAGTATCAAGCTGTTGGAGAAGAGCTTAAGAAGGAAACCATGGACAATGTGGATGAAACAAGTGAAGAAGACGGAGAAAAGAAACCCTAA
- a CDS encoding TRAP transporter large permease, giving the protein MPLLVASMIFKLLFGFPFMVVLLGSLILYILVYMPGFNMNVIVQQVVTGIIPPSLVAVPMFILAANIITAGQAARRLIRMVKAFLGHIPGGLAITTNAACTLFGAVSGSTQATVAAIGGTMRPMLLEAGYSSPFTLALIINSSDIAFLIPPSIGFIVYGVVTGTSVGKLFLAGVGPGLLIFVLFSIYAFIYSKKNGIAGAPKADWQERKDAVKSGILVMGFPLIIIGGIYGGIFSPTEAAAASVAYAIFLEGFIYKTVTFNAMIDHFLQTGVITGVVFVLVGAGNAFSWLLSFLRIPQTYLPAVFGDDPSQLYVVFVVVAAYFIACMFVDPIVAIYVLSPVFAPYVLQTGIDPVLLGVLVVLQAAIGSATPPFGCDIFTAQLIFRRPYLEIISHTPPFVFILLLVTVLLVFFPQIALFLPNTALI; this is encoded by the coding sequence ATGCCATTACTAGTTGCGAGTATGATTTTTAAGCTTTTATTTGGGTTTCCTTTCATGGTAGTTTTGTTAGGATCCCTCATTCTTTATATTCTAGTATATATGCCAGGCTTCAATATGAATGTTATTGTTCAGCAGGTGGTTACGGGAATTATTCCACCTTCTTTAGTGGCCGTACCGATGTTTATACTGGCGGCGAATATTATTACCGCTGGACAAGCAGCCAGAAGGCTTATCAGAATGGTAAAAGCCTTTTTAGGCCATATTCCCGGGGGTTTAGCCATTACGACCAACGCCGCTTGTACCCTTTTTGGTGCTGTTTCTGGTTCTACGCAGGCGACGGTTGCGGCAATTGGAGGAACCATGCGGCCTATGCTGCTGGAAGCTGGATATTCCAGTCCTTTCACCTTAGCGTTGATTATTAATTCCAGTGATATTGCTTTTTTGATACCGCCCAGTATCGGGTTTATTGTTTATGGAGTAGTTACTGGAACTTCGGTTGGAAAGTTATTCCTGGCTGGTGTAGGACCAGGATTACTGATATTCGTATTATTTTCTATTTATGCCTTTATCTATTCTAAGAAAAATGGTATTGCGGGAGCGCCGAAAGCTGACTGGCAAGAACGAAAAGATGCGGTTAAAAGCGGGATTTTGGTTATGGGCTTTCCGCTTATTATCATCGGAGGTATTTATGGTGGGATATTTAGTCCGACGGAAGCGGCGGCGGCTTCTGTAGCCTATGCTATCTTTCTGGAAGGATTTATTTACAAAACCGTTACCTTTAACGCAATGATTGATCATTTTTTACAAACCGGCGTTATTACCGGAGTAGTATTTGTTCTGGTAGGAGCAGGGAATGCTTTTTCTTGGTTACTGAGCTTTCTTAGGATTCCACAAACCTACCTGCCGGCGGTATTTGGCGATGATCCTAGCCAACTGTATGTTGTATTTGTGGTAGTTGCTGCTTATTTTATTGCCTGCATGTTTGTGGATCCCATTGTAGCCATTTATGTATTGAGTCCTGTGTTTGCGCCCTATGTTCTTCAAACTGGGATTGATCCGGTGCTTCTGGGAGTTCTGGTAGTGTTACAAGCAGCTATTGGATCGGCAACTCCGCCTTTTGGGTGTGATATTTTTACGGCACAGTTAATCTTTAGAAGACCGTACTTAGAAATCATCAGTCATACACCGCCTTTTGTTTTTATTTTACTGCTTGTGACTGTATTGTTGGTATTTTTCCCTCAGATTGCGTTGTTCCTGCCTAATACAGCCTTGATTTAA
- a CDS encoding aspartate/glutamate racemase family protein, with amino-acid sequence MIYHVKPGQVSYGEAIGIILLDSEAPFIPGDVANATTYDFPVRFRRVPGLTVERILKHDMTALKDVMMAGEELKKEGVRAITSDCGFMILYQDYLARELGIPVFLSSLLQLPFIQNILPELTKIGILTVNSESLTGTILKKAGVQKTDGLAIAGLQEKPFFSDAFIKETGRLNYPEVEKEVVESAKALQRDYLDVKAILLECSVLPPYGAAVQEATGLPVFDFVTMIRYMYHAVVKERRNGYM; translated from the coding sequence ATGATCTACCATGTTAAACCGGGTCAAGTCAGCTATGGAGAAGCGATAGGCATTATACTGCTCGATAGCGAAGCCCCCTTTATCCCTGGTGATGTCGCCAATGCCACCACCTATGATTTTCCTGTCCGATTCAGAAGAGTTCCGGGACTGACGGTTGAACGAATACTAAAACATGATATGACGGCATTAAAAGATGTGATGATGGCAGGGGAAGAACTAAAGAAAGAAGGCGTCCGGGCAATTACTTCTGATTGCGGGTTTATGATCCTTTATCAGGACTATCTGGCACGTGAATTGGGAATTCCTGTATTTCTTTCCAGTCTTCTTCAGTTGCCCTTCATTCAGAATATCTTGCCGGAGTTAACGAAAATTGGAATTTTGACAGTGAACTCAGAGTCCTTGACAGGAACCATATTGAAAAAAGCTGGTGTACAAAAAACAGACGGGCTTGCTATAGCGGGTTTACAGGAAAAACCCTTTTTTTCTGATGCCTTTATAAAGGAAACTGGAAGGCTGAATTATCCGGAAGTAGAGAAGGAAGTAGTGGAATCGGCGAAAGCATTACAGCGGGATTATTTGGACGTAAAAGCGATTCTGTTGGAATGCAGTGTACTTCCGCCTTATGGAGCGGCTGTGCAGGAAGCCACCGGGTTACCGGTTTTCGATTTTGTGACAATGATCCGATATATGTACCATGCTGTTGTGAAAGAAAGGCGGAATGGCTACATGTAA